GATCATTTCAGTTTGCCTGCTGAATTTGGCTATGACGAATTAACGGTGGGAATGTACAAGAAAGAAATTAATGTATCTCCCTCCAATGACTTTCAGGAAACTTTCTGGGTTCGCTGGCGAGCCGATCAAATTAATAATTTCATGCAGCGGGTTTTCTCTACTATCAAAGCGATAAAACCAGATTGTATTGTTTCCCTATCTCCTAATCCTTTGCATTTCTCTTTACCGGCTCAATTACAGGATTGGTTTACTTGGGAAAGGCGGGGTTGGATTGAGGAAATTGTCTTACAGGTGTATCGCGATGAGCTAAAACGTTTTACAACTGAATTAGAGCGTGCAGAAGTTGAGCTGGCTAAAAGTCATATACCCGTTGCTATCGGGATTATGAGTGGTTTGAAAAATCGTTCTACTCCAATTAGTAAAATTGAGTCTCAGGTGAGGGAAGTGCGTAAACGCGGGTTGGCAGGAGTGTCTTTCTTTTTCTATGAAAGTTTGTGGAATTGGGCGGAAGATTCACCTGTTAGCCGTGATATAGCTATTCAAAGAATGTTTCTGATGCCAAACTCGCGCCCATAGTTTTTAGTAATTTTTGTCAACCACTATGCAAATTTGCGCTGAACTGTTTACAGTTCACAAGCGATTCCCATTAACCATCAGTCGCGGTACAACAGCAGAGACGACAAATGTGTGGGTGAGAGTAGAGCAGGATGGCATTGAGGGATGGGGAGAAGCATCGCCATTTTCCTTGGGGAACCACCGACAATCCACCCAGATGCTTCAGGAAGCATTGCAGCAAGTTGCACCGATGCTAAGTGCTTTTAGTCCATTGGAACGACAGTCAATTGCATTGATGTTGCAGCAGGCACAGATTCCCTCAGCTGCACAGGCAGCATTGGATATGGCACTGCATGACTGGTTAGGAAAGCGAGTAGGATTACCACTGTGGCAAATGTGGGGACTAGAGCGCGATCGCATTGTGCCAACTTCGGTGACAATTGGGATTAATACACCGGAGGCGGCAAGGGCTAGAGTTCGCGACTGGCTCAATTTTACTGATGTGCGTGTACTTAAGGTAAAGTTGGGCAGTCCAGCTGGGATTAAGGCAGATCAAACAATGCTGATGGCGGTGCGGGAAGAGGCTCCGGCGTTAAAACTTTATGTTGATGCGAATGGAGGTTGGAGTTTGGAGGATGCGATCGCCATGTGCAACTGGCTAGCTAATCAA
This window of the Chroococcidiopsis sp. CCMEE 29 genome carries:
- a CDS encoding dipeptide epimerase; translated protein: MQICAELFTVHKRFPLTISRGTTAETTNVWVRVEQDGIEGWGEASPFSLGNHRQSTQMLQEALQQVAPMLSAFSPLERQSIALMLQQAQIPSAAQAALDMALHDWLGKRVGLPLWQMWGLERDRIVPTSVTIGINTPEAARARVRDWLNFTDVRVLKVKLGSPAGIKADQTMLMAVREEAPALKLYVDANGGWSLEDAIAMCNWLANQGVKYVEQPLPRGEENSLPQLKQRSPLPIFVDESCLTSGDIPHLANSVHGINIKLMKAGGLTQVMGMVHTARASGLQVMFGCYSDSSLANTAAVHLSPLADYLDLDSHLNLIDDPFTGALIQAGRVLPNEKPGLGVERCAAGV